A DNA window from Gaiellales bacterium contains the following coding sequences:
- a CDS encoding MmcQ/YjbR family DNA-binding protein, with the protein MPPYERPPSLDDGTAIERVRAICLALPAATERPSHGSPTFFAAKRSFVMFMDNHHRDGRLALWCAAAAGVQAAVVDADPERYFVPPYVGHRGWIGVRLDCGLDWDELAGVIEDAHEAVTGAPKGV; encoded by the coding sequence CACCGCGATCGAGCGGGTGCGCGCGATCTGCCTCGCGCTGCCGGCTGCCACGGAGCGGCCCAGCCATGGCTCCCCCACCTTCTTCGCCGCGAAGCGGTCGTTCGTGATGTTCATGGACAACCACCACCGGGATGGCCGGCTGGCGCTCTGGTGTGCCGCCGCCGCGGGCGTGCAGGCAGCCGTGGTGGACGCCGACCCCGAGCGCTACTTCGTGCCGCCGTACGTGGGCCATCGGGGCTGGATCGGCGTGCGGCTCGACTGCGGGCTCGACTGGGACGAGCTGGCGGGCGTGATCGAGGACGCCCACGAGGCGGTCACGGGCGCACCAAAAGGGGTCTGA